Genomic window (Pristiophorus japonicus isolate sPriJap1 chromosome 9, sPriJap1.hap1, whole genome shotgun sequence):
gctcagcgccctcccagatgcacttcctccacttagggccgtctttggccagggactcccaggtgtcagtggggatgtcgcactttatcagggaggctttgagggtgtccttgtaatgtttctgttgcccacttttggctcatttgccatgaaggagctccgcatagagcacttgctttgggagtcgcgtgtctggcatgtgaactatgtggcctgcccagcggtgctgatcgagtgtggtcagtgcttcaatgctgggaatgttagcctggacaaggacgctgatattggtgcacctgtcctcccaggggatttgtacgatcttgcggagatatcattggtgatatttctccagcaacttgaggtgtctgctgtacatggtccatgcctctgagccatacaggagggcaggtatcaccacagtcctgtagaccacgagcttggtggtagacctgagggcctggtcttcgaacactcttttcctcaggtggccgaaggctgcacttacacactgcagggggtgttgaatctcgtcatcaatgtctgcttttgttgatacaaGGCACCCGagacatgggaaatggtccatgttgtcaagggctgcaccgtggatcaaggaccggctgatggaggacctttgtctttcagatgtttagcgtaaggcccatgctcttgaatgcctcagtaaatacatcgactatatcctggagttcaacttcagaatgtgtgcagacgcaggtgtcatccacgtgctgtagctcaacgacagaggttggggtgatcgtggacctggcctagaggcggaaaaggttaaacaacttcccactggttctgtaatttagttccactgcaatggggagcttgttgactgtgaggtggagcatggcagcaaggacgattgagaagagggttggagcaatgacacagccctgtgtgaccctggtccggacgtggattgggtctgtaatggatccattggtaaagatcatggcctgcatgttctttggagcaggtgaaggatgttgacaaacttttgggagcatccgaaatgaaggaggaagttccatagaccctcatggttgacattgacaaaggcctttgtaaggtcgaaaaaggccatgtataaaggctggtgctgctccctgcattttttcttcagctgtcgcgctgcaaatatcatgtccattgtgccccggggcagcgtcagagaggcctataaaaggattGGCATTGGAGAGGTGGGAATTTGAGCAGCGGGAgtttggagcagtgtcggagaggcctataaaaggctcggcaTTGGAGAGGCGGGCGTTCGAGCAGTGGGAGTCCGGAACagcattggagaggcctataaaaggcccaacagtcggagtggtgggagttcgagcagcgggagtctggggcagcatcggagaggcctataaaaggcccaacagtcggaggggccagctggtgcaggtgcagctgcagaaggtaaacaaagaagtagaataaatcgcaaggtgacgtcacagccaagggggtaagtgattggctggtgattggtgagtagtttttctttttcttttccctatcaataggtaacctttatcattgttgttgccaaattaagttgatctaaatgttaagccttggcaggagagctcggacaggtgtcatgctcctcctgtgctatgtgggaacgcagggatgtttccagtgtccctgatggctACATTAGCAGGAAGTGTactctgctgcagctcctgacagactgcattgtggcacaggATCTGCGggtggattctctctggagcatgcacgatgctgaggatgccacgaatagcatgtttagtgagttggtcttaccgcaggtcagggttacatgacagatagggaatggatgaccaacaggaagagcagtggaaggaaggtagtgcagatttccctgtggtcatccccctccaaaacagatacaccgttttgggtattgttggggggatgagtcatcagggcagggcaacagcatccaagtccatggcaccgtgggtggctctgctgcacaggagggcaggaaaaagagtgggagagctatagtggtaggggattctattttaaggggaatagatagacgtttctgtggccacaatcaagactgcagggtggtatgttgccaaagggtggaaaacgctagtgggagttgtgtacagaccacccaacagtagtagtgaggttggggacagcatcaaacaagaaataagggatgtgtgcaataaaggtacagcagttatcatgggtgactttaatctacatattgattgggctgaccaaactggtagcaatatggtggaggaggatttcctggagtgtgttagggatggttttctcgaccaatatgtcgatgaaccaatgaggggggggggcatcctagattgggtaatgtgtaatgagaaaggactcattagcaatcttgttgtgcgaggccccttgaggaagagtgaccataatatggtaaaattctttattaagatggatagtgccacagttacttcagagactaggatcctgaacttgaggaaaggtaacttcgatggtatgagatgtgaattggctagaatagactggcaactgatccttaaagggttgatggtggataggcaatggcaagcatttaaggatcacatggatgaacttcaacaattgtacatacctgtctggagtaaaaataaaatggggaaggtggctcaaccgtggctaacaaaggaaattaaggatagtgttaaatccaaggaagcggcatataaattgaccagaaaaagcagaaaactgaggactgggagaaatttagaattcagcagaggaggacaaagggtttaattaggaggggggaaatagagtatgagtggaagctttccgggtacataaaaactgactgcaaaagcttctatagatatgtgaagagaaaaagattagtgaagacaaacgtaggtcccttgcagtcagattcgggtgaatttataatggggaacaaagaaatggcagaccagttgaacaaatactttgcttctgtcttcatgaaggaagacacaaatacccttctggaagtactagtggaccgagagtctagtgagaaggaggaactgaaggatatccttattaggcgggaaattgtgttagggaatttgatgggattgaaggccgataaatctccggggcatgatagtctgcatcccagagtatgtaaggaagtgaccctagaaatatacattggtgattattttccaacagtttatcgactctggatcagttcctatgaactggagagtagctaatgtaacaccactttttaaaaaatgagggagagagaaaatggataattatagacaagttagcttaacatcagtagtggggaaaatgttggaatcaattattaaaaatgaaataacagcgcatttggaaagcagtctcaggatcggtcaaagtcaacatgaaagggaaatcatgcttgactaatcttctggaattttttcaggatgtaactagtagggtgggcaggggagaaccagtggagctggtgtatttggccttttgacaaggtcctacacaagagattggtgtgcaaaattaaagcacatgttattgggggtaatgtactgacgtggatagagaactggttggcagacaggaagcagagagtcaggattaatgggtccttttcagaatggcaggcagtgactagtggggtgctgcagggctcagtgctgggaccccagctatttacaatatacattaatgatttggatgagggaattgagtgtaatatctccaagtttccagataaactgggtggtggtgtgagctgtgaggacaatgctaagaggctgcagggtgacctggacaggttaggtgagtgggtaaatgcatggcagatgcagtataatgtggatgaatgtgaggttatccactttgggggcaaaaacacaaaggcagaatattatctgaatggcggcagattaggtaatggggagggggggcgggggtgcaacgagacctgggtgtcatggtacatcagtcattgaaagtttgcattcaggtacagcaggtggtgaagaaggcaaatagtatgttggccttcatagctaggggatttgagtataggagcagggaagtcttactacagttcgacagggccttggtgaggcctcacctggaatattgtgttcagttttggtctcctaatctgaggaaggatgttcttgctattgagggagtgcagcgaaggttcatcagactgattccagggacggctggactgacatatgaggagagactggattgaatgGGCTTTTATTCaccggggtttagaaggatgagaggggatctcatagaaacattttaagttctgacgggactggacaggttagatgcaggaagaatgttcctgatgttggggaagtccagaactcgaggtcacagtctaaggataaggggtaagccatttaggaccgatatgagaagaaacctcttcactcatagagttgttaacctgtggaattccctactgcagagagttgttgatgccaattgattggatatattcaagagggagttagatatggcccttatggctaaagggatctagagttatggagagaaagcaggaaaggggtactgagttgaatgatcaggcatgatattactgaatggtggtgcaggctcgtagggcctactcctgcacctattttctatgttcctatgtttctatgcaccataggggacaaaatccgcactgtcactttgggaggatctcctcggccacagggtgaagttggttgaggaggactctagcagcaaccttcccagtggttgatagcagggagattcccctgtaattgccgcagttggacttgtccccttttttaataatggtcatgatcactgcatctctgagatctcccggcatgctctcctcgctccagatgagagcgatgaggtcatgtatccatgtcaacagtgcctctccaccatactttagtgtctcagcagggattccatccgctcccatagccttgttgttcttgagctgtcttatggtttttccAACCTCATGCACCGTTGGGGTttcgctgaggtggtggtgggtcgcaagctgcgggatggaattgagaacactcgactcaaaggcagagtctcgattgaggagatctttgacgtcctccttccagcgggccctgacagccttggtgtccttgacggtttccccattcttggccagcagtggggtggggccttgggagtttggaccataggtggccttgactgcgatgaagaatcctagcacatcatggctgttggctagttgttgtagctcctgtgctttctccatccaccagctgtttgttaggtcccaggttttttgttggacctcagacttgagccgcctgtaatgttgctttgttgctcccgagttgtgtttttgcttgatgctcagaaatgctctgtgcttgcgatctattagttcttggatctcctgataattctcatcaaaccagtcctggagttttctggttgagtgaccaagtatctcttggcaggcactggttatggtggcctggaggacaGAGAATGTTGAAAGCTGGGGACCTTGtccctttgagatgctcaattttGGATCATGCCATGCAGGGTGTTTTTCTATTCGTGAGcctgtcttcacaaagcaatcctgcagaaacatagGAGGGACGAGGGAGCAGGAGTGTTTGCtgagaccgtgcaggagttaatatctgacagtaaAAGTCCCAGGTTAATTTAATTGGagtgaaacactcggtcactgagaataATATCGAAAAGCCCTGAGCTGCAAAGTTACAGAGACTACAACAGGgaagcgagggttaaatgtgggacattgtttctctcactctctgacactgtcccacagtgtgggaTGAATAATGTCTCCCTCTGTGGTACAATATTagtgagagaggggactgcatctctgtctctccaatggggactttcaggataaaaccggacctcacaggtcagtctggaactgctcctgtgcatgtgtctgtgtctcACCACCCGACCTCGATCTTTGCTGTCTCTCGCTCAGCACTCTCCCCCCATCTCTGACTCTGTTACAATCCTCTTTCTCTTGTACTGTCTGTGAAGGCGGGATAACGCTATTGAGCATGATGTGGAAACACTATTGGAAGTACAATCCTgatactgtttctgtttctctctctagtgCTGTACATGATGGTGTGGCACTGTgactgagcgtaatatggagacactgataccaagtgtaagactgataaagtatgtgtgtgtctctctctatctttcgtaGTGCGGTACATGAATGTCTGACACTAGtattgagcgtaatatggagacacgtCTCTGGATGATGAGCATGGGATGGATAGGACACTAGTTACTGTTAAATGTCCCTCAGCTTAGGAggcgagagagacaaagaaatgCTGGAGGGACGGTGAACATATAATTTATATTTTCATGTTAATCAAACATGTTTCTGCATTCGAACAATATAATAACTTAACAGCAGATATGGGTTAAGCCAGCCActgctgtgattggctcctgcccctgaatctggggaacagatattgtgaggagcgccggcctcggagtgtttaacacttactgagctgggaaactacaactaaccccgagaatcggcagcacaggccgagcggagaggaaaccctgtgctgggagctgtaaatctgggacagtttgtgctgtgaatgtgcagatgtgaacattgtgtgagcgagagtgtgttaaaggggcggcCGGGTGAGACTAATgccactgtgtttgtgtgtccgtctcatcgccggattccagagtccctcttgtgtaaaattcaaatatttccctgtcacaggatcgccctgctgccctgctcagatctaaagtgggaattaaacgtcaagtttgatgtgatttcaaatttcaatcgaaaaacgaagaaaatgtccgcgatcgggtgagagagcgcgatcagtgcagcaatgaaacgggtttcAATCGAAATTGCTTCCTTCAGTTCGGATGAAACTTTCTCGACAACAAACATCCCGGTgttcgggacagaaagaggccagtctgggaatctggacggcccgggttgaattggaatcggacagttaatgaggagagagaaacacagagaggctggagaggcggggagctgacagcaggatgtctccgccccgtccgctcgctacctttaagttgctctgtgccgccgcctcccgtttcatttctgaccgagctctgactgtcagagagattttccacagagtCGCGGACATGACTGACACTGCAGCCGCCGAAACCGCTCCTCCTGCCGCCGCCGTTCAAACCAAGGCTCCAAGCAAGAAGAAGAaggcggctccccgctccaagtcAGCCGGTACCACGTtgggcgaacagatcctcaaggttgtggccgatggcagcgatcgcaaggggatgtccctggccgcgataaagaaggctctggcagccaaaggcgtggatgtggagaagcgcgggtcccagatcaggttcagtatcaagaggaatgtgacaaatggcttcctggtgcagaccaagggcacgggcgcctcgggctccttcaaagtcgctaagaaggaaaaccaggggaaagtgggaaggaaggtgaagaaaccagcagccaagaaatctccagccaagaaatctccagccaagaaaccagcagccaagaaaccaacagccaagaaatctccagccaagaaaacgagcaccaagaaggcgcTAACAGCAAAAAAGACAGCCAAAGCGGCGGCTGGGAAGAAGTCGGCTGCGACgaagcccaagagccccaagaaggcctcgagcgcaaaggtgaaggcggccaaaaaggtggaaaaaccgagggccaaggccaaatcagcaaaacccaagaaagcagcgcacaaaaagtaataaaaaatgcaacttgtaaacatctgaatacaaaggctcttctcagagccacccacgcttctcagaaaagagctgatccccGAATCAAATGATTCCTGTCCCGGGGCGGGCtcagatttcagacagaaataaTTGAACATGAAGCCAGGATCCCCGGTGACTCGCTGACATtaactgcacccacctctcccccagtgtctgcaataaaacacagagaatgggatgtccggcccgaGCCTCACTAACTGGGAAtgtgttcggctccagtctcagttcctggtcattgtcatttcacagatttagggggagagtctgtgagacggtgatactggcggagataccccgcctcacaactcaaaccccaaacaccacattctccaaatcagctggaataaggtgtttgtaaactgcTGAACCCGTCTGCGAGAAGAAGTGTGGGGAGATGGaacaaggtctgagattgacagggaaggggctgtatataggcgggaatattcgtgattgttaattgtaacgggaccttatttaaaagcttctggttcctggaagtcttgaagatgaattccgagtcagtaagggtttgtgcggagcgctgtgtttcggttctattgtgggaaaacggtttgaaattggcggctgcagaaagctggaggcggagctggaagatcagaggccgctctctgctctgtctgtcaatcttGACTCTGTCTCCTCCctttcccgcctctctcactctgcgctttctcagtcaggtcggctccGGCTCTATAAAAAGGAGCCGGGAGCAGTTCACTTCTCATTCAACGACTgtttgagtgaagaatcatcatgtctggtcgaggtaaaggaggcaaaggactgggtaaaggtggagccaagcggcaccgtaaagtgctccgtgataatatccagggcatcaccaaaccagcaatccgccgcctggctcgccgtggcggtgtcaagcggatctcgggcctgatctacgaggagacccgcggggtgctgaaggtttttttGGAGAATGTGATTAGGGATGcagtcacctacactgagcacgccaagcgcaagacggtcactgccatggatgtggtgtacgctctgaaacggcagggccgcactctctatggattcggcggctgaataactcgacccttttcccccaaacaacacaaaggctcttctaagagccacccaccggctcacagagagagcagcgacctggggatggGAACGCGGACAGTTTGATTGGGAAATCGTTTCGGGTGTTTAATTAATGGAAACAaaggtttggatttatatagcgcctttcacgaccaccgaacgtctcaagacatagaaacatagaaaataggtgcaggagtaggccattcggcccttcgagcctgcaccgccattcaacaagatcacagctgatcacccACTCCAGCACCTTCCCACGCCCCgtccacactccccgacccccgctcagccgcaaggaccacatccaactccctcccgaacacgaccaatgaagtacttttggagtgtagtcgctgtaggaatatgggaattattaaatattttacaactatTATAAATATGAGAGATCAAAAACTCCGGCTGACAGTCACAACTACCGGGCAGGATACAGTCCCAGATATTagtctcccctcacagataattCCTGTCATGTGCGGCTTCTGTGTGAGAATCGGTTAAATGGGACGGCACTGGCGGGATCTTTATGTTTACAGGAAGCAGTGACCGGGGATTTATTCCCGCCCGGTACAGACGGATCAGGGAATGgaacagaattcaaaccggaatgtgacagaatgggattggtgacttataatggggcacaatcgcagttataaagagcgggattcttaaattgctgccgggaaattagattttatttaatctctgttggttgatattctgaaatcggcgggctttttgaaattgaccaactgtcagtttcagttcagccaatcaGGGCCCAGTAATCCCCGCCCTTCATTTTCGTTCTCGGTGCTTGGTTCAAATTTGATTGGCGGTCAGGCTGCagccaatcacagccccggggcggacCTTCACGCACTTTAAAAGGAGGCACAAGAGGAGGCTCTGCATTACCAGTCCCTGTGTCGAGATCCgttcagaaaatggccaggaccaagcagacagcgcgcaaatccaccggagggaaagctcctcgcaaacagctggcgactaaagcggcccggaagagcgctccggccacgggcggagtgaagaagcctcatcgctaccgacccggcaccgtggctctgagggagatccgccgctaccagaaatccaccgagttgctgatccgcaaactgcccttccagcgcctggtgcgggagatcgctcaggatttcaagaccgacctgcgcttccagagctcggccgtcatggccctgcaggaggccagcgaggcttacctggtggggctctttgaggacacTAACCTatgcgccatccacgccaagcgagtcaccatcatgcccaaagacatccagttggcccgccgcatccgcggggagcgggCCTAGACTCCCCCTGCCTTGGCTCGAAGCTTCTGTACCAAGTgaaacaacggctcttttcagagccaccaaatcagcaaaggaaagagctgcgatctcctgtaaccagagcttcgtgttgttcattaacccactgtagggacgggcagagggtgtgggactgattacTGATCGTCATATTTATATACCAGCTCGGTTCACATGGGAGTTATTGACGATTAACTGATGAGCCCTTTAATATTTTCAGACTGACATCGGCTTTGCGTCGCTCTGACCCCAAGTTCCCCGGGGTAgagcacagatttccccattcGGTGTTGTCGGAGAATGGGGGCAGGCAGATCTGGGAAGCACTGCAATGGACCCCGATCCTGTATGTGTTGTGCATCGCTCGCTGATGCAGTGCGGTCGAAACTGACTGGCTTAGCAGAGAAGCCCGGGAACGGCCGGAGCTCCCGAGAACAAAACCAGCATTCAAAATATCTCAAACCAGACCaaaattaaactaggcccttttattactacattaattcatca
Coding sequences:
- the LOC139274079 gene encoding histone H1-like gives rise to the protein MTDTAAAETAPPAAAVQTKAPSKKKKAAPRSKSAGTTLGEQILKVVADGSDRKGMSLAAIKKALAAKGVDVEKRGSQIRFSIKRNVTNGFLVQTKGTGASGSFKVAKKENQGKVGRKVKKPAAKKSPAKKSPAKKPAAKKPTAKKSPAKKTSTKKALTAKKTAKAAAGKKSAATKPKSPKKASSAKVKAAKKVEKPRAKAKSAKPKKAASSAVMALQEASEAYLVGLFEDTNLCAIHAKRVTIMPKDIQLARRIRGERA